The following are encoded together in the Desulfovibrio legallii genome:
- a CDS encoding M48 family metallopeptidase, whose protein sequence is MAAKFAAPSPPASVPFLLADGTLLTATVRTSARARRTRLSLSPGGALTLTVPQGLSLQLIEMSLPQFLPWLERAWTNHHARTAEPALPAAVSLPPLDTRCGVVHDGNMAAGRAAAMAANARPLLLQTSAGRVLLVETPGLLRLYGATAAEPCALALQHWCRKQAEAFLPTCVANLARRGGFALERTRVRDQRSRWGSCTRQPASDGTPAARISLNWRALLLPTPLLEHLCWHELCHLRHMNHSPAYRAELARYSPRWPEQEKALNLAWRSLPRWALHREG, encoded by the coding sequence ATGGCTGCAAAATTTGCCGCTCCCTCCCCGCCAGCGAGCGTCCCTTTTCTGCTGGCCGACGGCACCCTGCTGACCGCCACAGTGCGGACCTCGGCCCGCGCCCGGCGCACGCGCCTCTCGCTCAGCCCCGGTGGCGCGCTGACCCTGACCGTGCCGCAAGGCCTGTCCCTGCAGCTGATTGAGATGAGCCTGCCCCAATTTTTGCCTTGGCTGGAACGCGCCTGGACGAACCACCACGCCCGTACGGCGGAACCGGCCTTGCCCGCGGCCGTCAGCCTGCCGCCTCTGGACACGCGCTGCGGCGTGGTCCACGACGGCAACATGGCCGCCGGACGTGCGGCGGCCATGGCCGCAAACGCACGGCCCCTGCTGCTGCAGACCTCGGCAGGACGCGTCCTGCTGGTGGAAACGCCCGGCTTGCTGCGGCTCTATGGTGCCACAGCGGCAGAACCCTGCGCCCTGGCCCTGCAGCACTGGTGCCGTAAACAGGCTGAAGCCTTCCTGCCCACCTGCGTGGCAAACCTGGCCCGACGCGGCGGCTTCGCCCTTGAAAGAACCCGCGTGCGCGACCAGCGCAGCCGCTGGGGCAGCTGCACCAGGCAACCCGCCTCGGACGGCACGCCTGCCGCCCGCATCAGCCTCAACTGGCGCGCCCTGCTCCTGCCCACGCCCCTTTTGGAACACCTCTGCTGGCACGAACTCTGCCACCTGCGCCACATGAACCACTCCCCGGCCTACCGCGCTGAACTGGCGCGCTACTCCCCCCGCTGGCCGGAACAGGAAAAAGCCCTCAACCTGGCCTGGCGCAGCCTGCCCCGCTGGGCTCTGCACAGGGAAGGCTGA
- a CDS encoding potassium channel family protein, translating to MAEKKLEIGVIGLGKFGLRMATTLVSLGHTVVGIDQAEGPVQRAEEALDSVYKADATNIAVLRSLHVQDLDWVVISVGQSVEQSLSITLNVQELGGPKIWVKASNEEHKKILQRLRVNRALVPEMEAAVMAAHQLTYPGMLDLIPKYGGIAIQELRVDQWDGKTLIDLNLMQRFNVMVLGIRPVGEYSFMFVPPAVTVLHRGDTLVVAGRANAMRELQP from the coding sequence ATGGCGGAAAAAAAATTGGAAATAGGCGTCATCGGCCTGGGTAAGTTTGGGCTGCGCATGGCCACCACCCTGGTTTCGTTGGGGCATACCGTGGTGGGCATAGACCAGGCCGAAGGCCCGGTGCAGCGTGCCGAAGAGGCGCTGGATTCGGTCTACAAGGCGGACGCCACCAATATTGCCGTGCTGCGCTCCCTGCATGTGCAGGATCTGGACTGGGTGGTCATCAGCGTGGGGCAGAGCGTGGAGCAGTCCTTGAGCATCACCCTCAATGTGCAGGAGCTGGGCGGCCCCAAGATATGGGTCAAGGCTTCCAATGAAGAGCACAAAAAGATTTTGCAGCGCCTGCGTGTGAACCGCGCCCTGGTGCCGGAAATGGAAGCCGCCGTCATGGCCGCCCACCAGCTTACCTACCCCGGCATGCTGGACCTTATCCCCAAATACGGCGGCATAGCCATTCAGGAACTGCGTGTGGACCAGTGGGATGGCAAGACCCTGATTGACCTTAACCTCATGCAGCGCTTCAACGTCATGGTGCTGGGTATCCGCCCCGTGGGGGAGTACTCCTTTATGTTTGTGCCTCCGGCGGTGACCGTGCTGCACCGGGGCGATACGCTGGTAGTGGCGGGCCGGGCCAACGCCATGCGCGAGCTGCAGCCCTGA
- the rbr gene encoding rubrerythrin, producing MKSLKGSQTEKNILTAFAGESQARNRYDFFAGQAKKDGYVLVQEIFQETALQEKEHAKRLFKFLEGGEVEIQAGYPAGVIGASEANLRAAAGGENYEHTTMYPSFAATAEKEGFAEVAAVMRHIAVAEAYHEKRFLSLANDIKEGRMFVRNKPTVWRCLNCGCLVEGEHAPEVCPACAHPKAYFAELNYSF from the coding sequence ATGAAATCCTTGAAAGGCAGCCAGACCGAGAAGAACATTCTTACGGCCTTTGCCGGCGAATCCCAGGCCCGCAACCGCTATGATTTTTTTGCCGGTCAGGCCAAAAAAGACGGCTATGTGCTGGTGCAGGAAATTTTTCAGGAAACAGCCTTGCAGGAAAAGGAACATGCCAAGCGTCTGTTCAAGTTTCTTGAAGGCGGCGAGGTAGAGATCCAGGCCGGGTATCCCGCAGGCGTCATCGGCGCCAGCGAAGCCAATCTGCGCGCGGCTGCCGGCGGCGAGAACTACGAGCACACCACCATGTACCCCTCCTTTGCCGCCACCGCCGAAAAGGAAGGCTTTGCCGAAGTGGCCGCTGTCATGCGGCACATTGCCGTGGCCGAAGCCTACCATGAAAAGCGCTTCCTGAGCCTGGCCAATGATATCAAGGAAGGCCGCATGTTCGTGCGTAACAAGCCTACAGTCTGGCGCTGCCTTAACTGCGGCTGTCTGGTGGAAGGCGAGCACGCCCCCGAAGTCTGCCCGGCCTGTGCGCACCCCAAAGCCTATTTTGCGGAATTGAACTACTCCTTTTAG
- a CDS encoding FlxA-like family protein: MSIGSISGSSGVTSIEEIFGINGTGSSSSSTAGDTASGDTVDISDEARKLFSESIHKYDSGTTSTTSTKSESEDADSSASEESSGSAGSAAASGSGGSSSSSDTVESIKKQIESIKSQLTSLANQAGAGADQAVESKMNVLQAQLAALEAQLAAAQS; the protein is encoded by the coding sequence ATGAGCATTGGCAGCATCAGCGGCAGCAGTGGCGTCACCAGTATTGAGGAAATTTTCGGCATTAACGGCACGGGCAGTTCAAGCAGCAGCACAGCCGGCGACACGGCTTCCGGCGACACCGTGGATATTTCCGACGAAGCCCGCAAACTCTTTTCGGAGAGCATCCACAAGTACGATTCGGGCACTACGTCCACGACCTCCACAAAAAGCGAAAGCGAAGATGCGGACAGCTCTGCGTCTGAAGAAAGTTCCGGCAGCGCCGGCAGTGCCGCCGCAAGCGGCTCCGGCGGGTCTTCTTCGAGCAGCGATACGGTGGAAAGCATCAAAAAACAGATAGAATCCATCAAAAGTCAGCTGACCAGTCTGGCCAATCAGGCCGGCGCGGGCGCGGACCAGGCCGTGGAGAGCAAGATGAATGTTCTGCAGGCCCAGCTGGCTGCCCTGGAGGCCCAGCTGGCGGCGGCCCAAAGCTGA
- the thiC gene encoding phosphomethylpyrimidine synthase ThiC, protein MSQQLLSQNAALRGLLDRHLAGLSSQEQLAPETVTSALEAGAMVLLGNPAHGGLDPILVGQPASVKVNANIGTSPLCNCPHTEERKIKAALEAGAHTVMDLSIAGDLDALRTGMLAACPRPLGTVPLYAVGQRILDADKDIASMDPDQLFDEIAKQARQGVDFMTVHCGLSRRGAEMAVKDKRALGIVSRGGSMLARWMLENDRENPLLEDFDRLLEICRPYNVTLSLGDGLRPGAGVDAGDAAQWEEVINLGQLARYALERGVQCMIEGPGHVPLNQVRTQIQGIKRLTHNAPLYVLGPLCCDSAPGYDHIAGAIGGALAVEAGVDFLCYLTPAEHLTLPDEADVRAGVMASRVAAQVGEVALGRPQAVAREAAMNQARRALDWDGMAKAALDPSTLAKRREAHKDEEVCAMCGKFCAVKMLQGK, encoded by the coding sequence ATGTCCCAGCAACTCCTTTCCCAGAACGCCGCCCTGCGCGGGCTGCTCGACCGGCACCTTGCCGGTCTGTCCAGCCAGGAGCAGCTTGCCCCCGAAACCGTCACCAGCGCCCTGGAAGCGGGTGCCATGGTGCTTTTGGGCAATCCCGCCCACGGCGGCCTTGATCCCATTTTGGTGGGGCAGCCCGCCAGCGTCAAGGTCAACGCCAATATCGGCACCTCCCCCCTGTGCAACTGCCCCCACACTGAAGAGCGCAAAATCAAGGCCGCTCTGGAGGCCGGAGCCCACACGGTCATGGATCTTTCCATCGCCGGAGATCTGGACGCCCTGCGCACGGGCATGCTGGCCGCCTGCCCCCGCCCCCTGGGCACCGTGCCCCTGTATGCCGTGGGCCAGCGCATCCTGGATGCGGACAAAGACATCGCCAGCATGGACCCGGACCAGCTGTTTGACGAAATTGCCAAACAGGCGCGTCAGGGTGTGGACTTCATGACCGTGCACTGCGGTCTTTCCCGGCGCGGAGCGGAAATGGCCGTCAAGGACAAGCGTGCCCTTGGCATTGTTTCCCGCGGCGGCTCCATGCTGGCCCGCTGGATGCTGGAAAACGACCGCGAAAACCCCTTGCTGGAAGACTTTGACCGCCTGCTGGAAATCTGCCGCCCCTACAACGTCACCCTCTCTCTGGGTGACGGTCTGCGCCCCGGTGCGGGCGTGGACGCGGGCGACGCGGCCCAGTGGGAGGAAGTGATCAACCTGGGGCAGCTGGCCCGCTACGCTCTGGAGCGCGGCGTGCAGTGCATGATCGAAGGCCCCGGCCATGTACCGCTCAATCAGGTGCGCACCCAGATTCAGGGCATCAAGCGCCTTACCCACAACGCCCCGCTCTATGTGCTGGGGCCCTTGTGCTGCGACAGCGCCCCCGGCTACGACCACATTGCCGGCGCCATCGGCGGCGCTCTGGCCGTGGAGGCGGGCGTGGACTTCCTCTGCTACCTCACCCCGGCGGAACACCTGACCCTGCCCGACGAGGCCGACGTGCGCGCCGGGGTCATGGCCTCTCGCGTGGCCGCGCAGGTGGGCGAAGTGGCCCTGGGCCGTCCGCAGGCCGTGGCCCGCGAGGCCGCCATGAACCAGGCCCGTCGCGCCCTGGACTGGGACGGCATGGCCAAGGCCGCCCTGGACCCCAGCACGCTGGCCAAACGCCGGGAAGCCCACAAAGATGAAGAAGTCTGCGCCATGTGCGGCAAATTCTGCGCCGTGAAAATGCTGCAAGGCAAATAA
- a CDS encoding TrkH family potassium uptake protein gives MRRNRLFSPFTWPVYSFLLVIALGALLLHLPASCRSGQNLTLVDAAFLSTSAVCVTGLSPVDVGAVLSPLGKIVLLALVQLGGLGVMTYTSIIFLLWRKAVPFSSREAVSQALLGGDFSLRAFLFQVLGLVLGIEAVAALLLYWHDPVAFYPFSAVFHAVSAFCNAGFSLNSNNLMSFRQDWVVILIICGSVLLGGIGFGVLREGLGLCTGGRLGAPVRRFSRFSRLVLKTTLFLVIFGAAFIYGIEHLRVGNEADLGXGATLASTALFQSVAARTAGFNLVDTTTLSEASLLVLMALMFVGGGPGSCAGGIKVVAFRVLTGYVAAQFRGDRQIVLEGRGVPTDNVTRALTLFFVYSLLIGLTTFLLSMTEHGILGGAQPGGPSLLGILFESVSALGTVGLSLDLTPQLSPWGKGIIMVNMFAGRVGLLSLLMAVQSLQPRKAYAVAETELPIG, from the coding sequence ATGCGCCGCAACCGTCTGTTCAGCCCCTTCACCTGGCCGGTATATTCTTTTTTGCTGGTCATCGCGCTTGGCGCGCTGCTGCTGCACCTGCCGGCCAGCTGCCGTTCAGGTCAGAATCTGACGCTGGTGGACGCCGCCTTTTTATCCACCTCGGCCGTATGCGTCACCGGGCTTTCCCCCGTGGACGTGGGCGCGGTGCTGAGCCCCCTGGGCAAGATTGTGCTGCTGGCCCTCGTGCAATTGGGGGGGCTGGGCGTCATGACCTATACGAGCATTATTTTTCTGCTCTGGCGCAAGGCCGTGCCTTTTTCCAGCCGAGAGGCCGTGAGTCAGGCCCTGCTGGGCGGTGATTTCAGTCTGCGGGCTTTTTTGTTTCAGGTGCTCGGCCTGGTGCTGGGCATTGAAGCCGTGGCGGCCCTGCTGCTTTACTGGCACGACCCCGTGGCCTTTTATCCCTTCAGCGCGGTGTTTCACGCGGTTTCGGCCTTCTGCAACGCCGGTTTTTCGCTTAATTCCAACAATCTTATGAGCTTTCGGCAGGATTGGGTGGTTATCCTGATCATCTGCGGCAGCGTTCTTCTGGGCGGCATCGGCTTCGGCGTGCTGCGCGAGGGGCTGGGCTTGTGTACGGGCGGCAGACTGGGCGCGCCGGTGCGGCGTTTCAGCCGCTTCAGCCGGTTGGTGCTCAAGACTACCCTGTTTCTGGTGATTTTCGGCGCGGCGTTCATCTACGGCATAGAGCATCTGCGCGTGGGCAATGAAGCCGACCTGGGCKAAGGCGCGACCCTGGCCAGCACGGCCCTGTTCCAGTCCGTAGCGGCGCGCACGGCGGGCTTTAATCTGGTGGACACCACAACGCTGAGTGAGGCTTCTTTGCTGGTGCTTATGGCCCTCATGTTTGTGGGTGGGGGGCCCGGTTCCTGCGCCGGGGGCATCAAGGTGGTGGCCTTTCGGGTGCTCACGGGCTATGTGGCGGCGCAGTTTCGCGGCGACCGGCAGATTGTGCTGGAAGGGCGGGGCGTGCCTACGGATAACGTCACCAGGGCGCTGACCCTGTTCTTCGTCTATTCTCTGCTCATCGGCCTGACCACCTTTTTGCTGAGCATGACGGAACACGGCATTCTGGGCGGCGCGCAGCCGGGCGGGCCCTCCCTGCTGGGCATTTTGTTCGAGTCCGTGTCCGCCTTGGGTACGGTGGGGCTTTCACTGGACCTCACGCCCCAGCTCAGCCCGTGGGGCAAAGGCATTATTATGGTCAACATGTTTGCGGGGCGTGTGGGTCTGCTCAGTCTGCTCATGGCTGTGCAGAGTCTGCAGCCGCGCAAAGCCTATGCGGTGGCGGAAACCGAGCTGCCCATCGGGTAG